The Desertifilum tharense IPPAS B-1220 genome includes a region encoding these proteins:
- a CDS encoding sacsin N-terminal ATP-binding-like domain-containing protein — protein sequence MNHSELDGQSFYQSEPLIARLRGIIRDYPEGIGILKELIQNADDAQATCVEITLDWRSHSIPNLPDPRMTQLLGPAMLVYNNQVFTDRDFESIRHLGQSEKAQDLQKTGRFGIGFNAIYHVTDFPSFISRHRLIFFDPHGAAIPGTSRQQPGREWHYGNAGWLENYPEFMQLYQVGGLTPGVADFQGTLFRLPLRTTEQAERSEIRKQPFTESNVRELLDELIHTAGELLLFLKSVCTIRVFEIPATGFGKRQEILSITTKNLSQVQNSRQRVLAVLPASPERLIQGCRENENTLVSISYRHEIETVTPEQTIQEVWRVTQLICIDAGTELESAILALYDSQEKVIPWAGAAARISAKSTLGELPPIRGKVYCFLPLPLESRLPVHLNGFFNLNSSRDNLSSDRGQTGKDKPRAQWNSLLVRHVLAPAYANLLADLVEDIGLYDPNVFYQLWPIDPVTVHPVLENLPQQVIPLLYNRRVLRSAVEHPATQGIQETISSTHWVTPAQIQVLSGGWWRQLVEPLKADGIDIPNPPLPDTIIAAFKKAGCSLPTFTPAQLRQHLQYNQYLNVELENAPKPSLRKIQWIIHLLSYCLSDNYRDLTGLPLALLTNHRLQVFGYTESSTIYFSHQQIREIFAAYPEWFIHPDLSHSVALQGCQGIAPMEVNQVIQKLAFILPATLSGEAWNPDGDKTPNTHWLAKVYRYLRELGHKHFPAAALQAIPLLPGIDGKLYAAKHEKAPLWVPAETSAELVAAVSYFGVNLVAAGEPLKSAIASFIQSHPNTVILSLSGVTLVDIIHARYQNTALPAYHAAHYPTLLAYIAEDIKSYPRNYDDNRRQKLRQLPIYRTNLDKLVALNQDNVYLPGEGYEPPAFAGELHLLDLGKKPQEWLPFYQALQVPMLHRARLIQKCLLVDYPTLSSPEQLEVLTWIRDNWEKALREVEKANENPQAFKEQLASAKLIRCLDGRLRAIRGIYSPESKIVRRLLGEGAAIPDMEFYATDYPLWMHFFTDLGMQVKPSPDDLLTCVENLIQQAFQSGVASVTDGVQSILNYLVEHWEDLKNATLSKNNQKLFEALRDRAWLTVEQDPEKLQRFPAAIQPQNRLYKAQEICFTTEAHLMASCKPILACDRDFIKSEIRLALGFEAVNLPQVLDYFSALITLWENNPSIPTEELKKYSHALQPLYNFLYKAYLDRPENTDRQRQQLKAQFENRPCLWDEATQQFWKPIHAFIDEVPCFGSYRTSIPFTHRLGEVYQLLGQRRSPELADYLNFLQELEQNNPETPLKSEDSQLVLQVFYALEYHSRLEDFSLSPDSLFLTAKGGLRAAREILINDAPWRKEHISENYLLYPQITPILAQKAGCLSLMKDTFEQPKAVKLTLNAQALADCRKWQLTLNSTEFLKGLKRLIYHESENEITDELDFLATARIQPAQLIQVDLNREDGTCLASDIPGSHFYNSQENSLQILWSENRTVTLYYLAECLNQNLGKNSLSNLLPLANILDIEAVRIPELLNRLKIRALSEPEENSKSDRTLIEHWTLQFYQHLGYTQIEPTEPGSGFDYCCSAETLPKLQVTTKVVNTQTPTIRLSWEEWQQMQAYPGEYQLLVLIEQGDRTHSIYQIPNIWQTLRETEAKIKTQSNATPPTLIEFEFNPQTQQNDLLLNWSLFSPYLRSVSDELKFLS from the coding sequence ATGAATCATTCTGAACTTGACGGTCAATCTTTTTACCAGTCTGAGCCATTGATTGCCCGTCTGCGCGGCATTATTCGAGATTATCCTGAAGGAATCGGCATTCTCAAAGAACTGATTCAAAATGCCGATGATGCTCAAGCCACCTGTGTAGAGATTACCTTAGATTGGCGATCGCACTCTATCCCCAATCTTCCAGACCCCCGGATGACGCAGCTTTTAGGCCCGGCGATGCTGGTCTATAATAACCAAGTCTTCACAGACCGAGATTTTGAAAGCATTCGCCACCTCGGACAAAGCGAAAAAGCGCAAGACTTACAGAAAACTGGACGGTTTGGGATTGGGTTTAACGCCATTTACCACGTTACCGACTTTCCTAGCTTCATTTCTCGCCATCGCCTCATCTTTTTTGACCCCCACGGCGCAGCCATTCCCGGAACTTCTCGCCAACAACCGGGCCGCGAGTGGCATTATGGAAACGCTGGATGGTTAGAAAACTATCCCGAATTTATGCAACTGTATCAAGTGGGTGGCTTAACCCCAGGAGTGGCAGATTTTCAGGGAACCCTATTTCGCCTCCCTTTGCGAACCACAGAACAAGCCGAACGCAGTGAAATCCGCAAACAACCCTTCACCGAGTCTAATGTTCGCGAACTCCTAGACGAACTCATCCACACCGCCGGCGAACTGCTACTCTTTCTCAAATCGGTTTGTACGATTCGCGTCTTTGAAATCCCCGCCACGGGTTTCGGGAAGCGTCAAGAGATTCTATCGATTACCACAAAAAACCTCTCGCAAGTCCAAAATTCGCGTCAAAGGGTGCTGGCGGTTCTCCCAGCCTCCCCAGAACGCTTAATTCAAGGCTGTAGGGAAAATGAGAATACGCTGGTTTCTATCTCCTACCGCCATGAGATTGAAACCGTTACCCCAGAACAAACGATACAGGAAGTTTGGCGCGTTACTCAACTGATTTGTATTGATGCAGGAACCGAACTCGAAAGCGCTATCCTCGCACTCTACGACAGTCAAGAAAAGGTGATTCCTTGGGCGGGTGCGGCTGCTAGAATTAGCGCCAAGAGTACGTTAGGGGAACTTCCCCCCATTCGCGGAAAGGTGTATTGTTTTCTCCCGCTTCCCCTGGAGTCTCGCTTACCCGTACACTTGAATGGCTTTTTTAATCTCAACAGTTCGCGAGATAATCTTAGCAGCGATCGCGGTCAGACCGGAAAGGATAAACCCAGGGCGCAATGGAATTCCCTATTAGTGCGCCATGTTCTCGCACCCGCCTACGCTAACCTACTCGCAGACTTAGTAGAAGATATCGGCTTATACGATCCCAATGTATTTTACCAACTCTGGCCGATCGATCCTGTTACCGTTCATCCCGTTTTAGAAAACCTTCCCCAACAGGTTATCCCGCTTCTCTATAACCGTCGGGTTCTCCGTTCGGCGGTGGAACATCCCGCAACTCAGGGAATTCAGGAAACCATTTCTTCCACCCATTGGGTAACGCCAGCACAAATTCAGGTTCTCTCTGGTGGCTGGTGGCGACAGTTAGTAGAACCCCTCAAAGCTGATGGAATTGATATCCCTAATCCGCCTTTACCCGATACGATTATCGCAGCGTTTAAAAAAGCGGGATGTTCATTACCCACGTTTACACCTGCTCAACTGCGACAGCATCTCCAATACAATCAATATTTAAATGTTGAACTAGAAAATGCGCCTAAGCCTAGCTTGCGAAAAATCCAATGGATTATTCATCTTCTAAGTTATTGTCTCAGCGATAATTATCGCGATTTAACCGGATTACCTTTAGCACTCCTAACAAATCATCGCTTACAAGTCTTTGGATATACGGAATCGAGTACAATTTATTTCAGTCATCAACAGATTCGGGAAATCTTCGCAGCCTATCCCGAATGGTTTATCCACCCCGATCTGTCTCATAGTGTAGCGCTTCAGGGTTGCCAGGGAATCGCGCCTATGGAAGTTAATCAGGTTATCCAGAAGTTAGCCTTTATCTTACCTGCAACTTTATCTGGGGAAGCTTGGAACCCTGACGGAGACAAAACGCCTAATACTCACTGGCTAGCAAAAGTTTACCGCTATCTCCGGGAACTGGGACATAAACATTTTCCCGCAGCAGCACTTCAAGCGATTCCTTTACTACCCGGAATTGATGGGAAACTATACGCCGCCAAACATGAGAAAGCACCGCTTTGGGTTCCGGCGGAAACGAGTGCGGAATTAGTCGCAGCCGTATCCTATTTTGGGGTAAATTTAGTTGCGGCGGGGGAACCGTTGAAAAGCGCGATCGCATCTTTCATCCAATCTCACCCCAATACTGTAATTTTATCCCTATCTGGCGTAACTTTAGTCGATATTATCCACGCTCGCTACCAGAATACAGCCTTACCCGCCTATCACGCCGCTCATTATCCCACCTTACTCGCTTATATTGCCGAGGACATTAAGAGTTATCCCAGAAACTACGACGATAACCGCAGGCAAAAATTACGCCAGCTTCCCATCTATCGCACCAATCTAGATAAACTGGTTGCGCTGAATCAAGATAACGTTTACCTACCCGGTGAAGGTTACGAACCACCCGCCTTTGCGGGAGAACTCCATTTATTAGACTTAGGTAAAAAACCTCAAGAATGGCTTCCCTTTTACCAAGCCTTGCAAGTCCCTATGTTACACCGGGCGCGTTTAATTCAAAAATGCTTGCTTGTCGATTACCCTACCCTATCTTCTCCCGAACAGCTAGAAGTTTTAACTTGGATTCGCGATAACTGGGAAAAAGCACTCCGCGAAGTCGAGAAAGCGAACGAAAATCCCCAAGCTTTTAAAGAACAGTTAGCCAGCGCTAAACTGATTCGTTGCCTAGATGGCAGGTTGCGGGCTATTCGTGGTATTTATAGTCCAGAAAGTAAGATTGTTCGTCGCCTGTTAGGGGAAGGTGCTGCAATTCCCGATATGGAATTTTATGCAACCGATTATCCCCTGTGGATGCACTTTTTTACTGACTTGGGAATGCAGGTGAAACCCAGTCCCGATGACTTACTAACGTGCGTGGAAAACCTGATCCAGCAAGCTTTTCAGTCAGGAGTGGCAAGCGTCACTGATGGGGTGCAATCGATATTAAACTACTTAGTAGAACATTGGGAAGACTTAAAAAATGCTACCCTTTCTAAGAATAATCAAAAGCTGTTTGAAGCATTGCGCGATCGCGCCTGGTTAACTGTCGAACAAGATCCGGAAAAACTGCAACGCTTCCCGGCTGCAATCCAACCTCAAAATAGACTTTACAAAGCCCAAGAAATATGCTTTACGACTGAAGCCCATCTCATGGCAAGCTGCAAACCTATTTTAGCCTGCGATCGCGATTTTATCAAATCTGAAATCCGGCTAGCATTAGGCTTTGAAGCCGTTAACCTCCCGCAAGTCTTAGATTATTTCTCCGCTTTAATTACCCTTTGGGAAAATAACCCTAGTATTCCAACCGAGGAGTTAAAAAAGTATTCCCACGCGTTACAACCTCTTTATAACTTTTTATACAAAGCCTATCTCGATCGTCCAGAAAATACCGACAGACAACGCCAACAACTCAAAGCGCAATTTGAAAACCGTCCCTGTTTATGGGATGAAGCAACCCAACAATTCTGGAAACCCATTCACGCCTTCATTGATGAGGTTCCCTGCTTTGGTTCCTACCGTACCAGCATCCCCTTTACCCATCGTTTAGGAGAAGTTTATCAGCTTTTAGGACAAAGGCGATCGCCAGAACTAGCAGACTATCTCAATTTCCTCCAAGAATTAGAACAAAATAACCCCGAAACTCCCTTAAAATCCGAAGACTCACAACTCGTTCTCCAAGTTTTCTACGCCCTAGAATACCATTCCCGCCTAGAAGACTTTAGCTTATCTCCCGATAGCCTATTCTTGACTGCTAAGGGTGGCTTGCGTGCGGCTAGAGAAATTTTGATTAACGATGCGCCTTGGCGAAAAGAGCATATTTCTGAAAACTATCTGTTATATCCACAAATTACTCCTATTCTGGCTCAAAAAGCAGGCTGTCTTTCTCTGATGAAAGATACATTTGAGCAACCCAAAGCCGTTAAACTTACCCTAAACGCGCAAGCACTCGCAGACTGTCGTAAATGGCAGTTAACCTTAAATTCGACTGAATTTCTCAAAGGACTCAAGCGGTTAATCTACCACGAATCCGAAAACGAAATAACCGACGAACTCGACTTTCTCGCCACGGCTAGAATTCAACCTGCTCAACTCATTCAAGTAGACTTAAATCGCGAGGATGGCACCTGTCTGGCTTCCGATATTCCAGGTAGCCATTTTTATAACTCTCAGGAAAATAGCCTGCAAATTCTCTGGTCAGAAAACCGCACCGTTACCCTATACTATCTCGCAGAATGCCTCAATCAAAACTTAGGTAAAAATAGCTTAAGTAACCTTTTACCCTTAGCGAATATTCTGGATATTGAAGCGGTACGCATTCCAGAATTACTCAACCGTTTGAAGATCCGAGCCTTAAGCGAACCTGAAGAAAACTCAAAGAGCGATCGCACTCTGATTGAGCATTGGACGCTCCAATTTTACCAACACCTAGGATACACCCAGATCGAACCCACCGAACCCGGTTCCGGCTTTGACTATTGCTGTAGCGCCGAGACTCTTCCTAAACTGCAAGTCACCACCAAAGTCGTCAATACCCAAACCCCCACCATCCGCCTAAGCTGGGAAGAATGGCAACAAATGCAAGCCTACCCTGGGGAATACCAACTGCTTGTCTTGATCGAACAGGGCGATCGCACTCACTCAATTTACCAAATCCCCAACATTTGGCAAACCCTACGCGAAACCGAAGCCAAAATCAAAACCCAATCTAACGCTACACCCCCCACCCTCATCGAATTCGAGTTTAATCCCCAAACCCAACAAAACGATCTCCTCCTCAACTGGTCTTTATTTTCCCCTTACCTGCGTTCTGTGAGTGATGAGTTAAAGTTTCTGTCTTGA
- a CDS encoding ATP-binding protein: protein MRITTKFVGSSIIVIGLIVFLLTGSTFFLRNAEQSLTERREKTRQTLDLVLSLEISLRDQIVSLKDYLMLNRAPLDMAGYQKAMSNFAMNLDELELLMPEAREIELIRRRHQLLRRLAAGLADTPTTLPELQQDIRAINSFSIDITYYLDSLVASAEILDDLAKERNQNFKQTVVLVQYLVMVLILLVILGQFRLILLPVIRSIQELQVGAEKIGTGNWSYQLDLQTDDEIEELAHAFNQMTIKLGEFYHSLEEKVQERTVELTETNLNLEQQISVRLQAEFELQKTLQQLQQAQAQLIQTEKMSSLGQLVAGVAHEINNPVNFIFGNLVHVDSYTQDLLKLIQLYQQELTHPSLRLQEEIDAIELDFILDDLPQIIRSMKIGAERIREIVLSLRTFSRLDEAEMKAVNIHEGIESTLMILQNRLKAKPERPEIAIIREYGQLPPINCYAGQLNQVFMNILANAIDALEDYNAARTLEAIKANPSSIRIRTEMTPNHCLVIRIQDNGPGISPEVRSKLFDPFFTTKPTGKGTGLGLAISYQIVVEKHGGKLSCISEPGQGAEFRIEIPVRQSSKQLAALSAGEYSRPN, encoded by the coding sequence ATGAGAATTACTACAAAGTTTGTTGGCTCGTCAATTATTGTCATTGGATTAATTGTTTTTCTGTTAACTGGAAGTACCTTTTTTCTGCGAAATGCAGAACAATCTTTAACTGAAAGACGAGAGAAAACCCGCCAAACTCTGGATCTGGTTTTAAGTTTAGAAATTTCCCTAAGAGATCAGATTGTGTCTCTTAAAGACTATCTGATGCTAAATCGCGCCCCGCTAGATATGGCAGGTTATCAAAAAGCAATGTCTAATTTTGCCATGAATTTAGATGAACTTGAACTTTTAATGCCAGAAGCCAGAGAGATAGAATTAATTCGCCGCCGCCATCAACTTCTGAGACGCTTGGCAGCAGGTCTTGCTGATACCCCGACAACGTTACCCGAACTTCAACAAGATATTAGAGCCATTAACTCTTTTAGCATTGATATTACCTATTATTTAGACTCGCTAGTAGCAAGTGCTGAAATTTTGGACGATTTAGCAAAAGAAAGAAATCAAAACTTTAAACAAACGGTTGTTCTCGTTCAATACTTGGTTATGGTTTTAATTTTGCTTGTAATTTTAGGGCAATTTCGCTTAATTCTTTTACCCGTTATTCGCTCTATTCAAGAACTACAAGTTGGTGCAGAAAAAATTGGCACGGGCAACTGGAGTTATCAGCTTGATTTGCAAACCGATGATGAAATTGAAGAACTTGCTCATGCTTTTAATCAAATGACGATCAAACTAGGAGAGTTTTACCACTCCTTAGAAGAGAAAGTACAGGAAAGGACGGTAGAGTTAACCGAGACAAACCTCAATTTAGAACAACAAATATCGGTTCGCTTGCAAGCAGAATTTGAACTCCAAAAGACTTTACAGCAGCTTCAACAAGCCCAAGCTCAATTAATCCAAACTGAAAAGATGTCAAGTTTGGGACAATTGGTTGCAGGGGTGGCTCACGAAATTAATAATCCCGTTAATTTTATTTTTGGTAATTTAGTCCATGTTGACAGCTATACTCAGGATTTGCTCAAGCTAATCCAACTTTATCAACAAGAATTAACGCATCCTTCTTTGCGCCTTCAGGAAGAGATTGACGCTATTGAACTCGATTTTATTTTAGATGACTTACCGCAAATTATTCGTTCTATGAAAATTGGCGCAGAACGAATTCGCGAAATTGTTCTTTCTCTACGAACCTTTTCTAGATTGGATGAAGCTGAAATGAAAGCCGTAAATATTCACGAAGGGATAGAAAGTACCCTGATGATTTTGCAAAATCGCTTAAAGGCTAAACCCGAACGTCCTGAGATTGCCATTATTAGAGAATACGGTCAGTTACCGCCGATTAATTGTTACGCGGGTCAACTCAACCAAGTTTTTATGAATATTCTGGCGAATGCCATTGATGCGTTAGAAGATTATAATGCAGCTCGAACCTTAGAAGCTATTAAAGCCAATCCCAGTTCTATCCGAATTCGGACAGAAATGACGCCAAACCATTGCTTGGTTATTCGGATTCAAGACAACGGCCCTGGAATTTCTCCAGAGGTTCGTTCCAAGTTATTCGATCCATTTTTTACTACGAAACCTACTGGAAAAGGAACGGGTCTAGGATTGGCTATTAGCTATCAAATTGTAGTAGAAAAACACGGGGGTAAATTGTCCTGTATTTCTGAACCCGGTCAGGGTGCAGAGTTTAGAATTGAAATCCCAGTTCGACAGTCAAGCAAACAACTCGCGGCGCTATCTGCGGGGGAATATAGCAGACCTAATTGA
- a CDS encoding sodium:proton antiporter — translation MVDTYILDLLIIGLLLLTVTLGSGWIARLPLSYALIYLCVGIFLGPYGTGLISLTPNAELIERITELVVIISVFSCGLKMNRPFKPWAWQITARLIGFLMPLCIIAIAAVSHWLIGLDWGPSILLGAILAPTDPVLASEVQLAHVEDRDELRFGLTSESGLNDALAFPFVYFGLHLIENPAWSEWFRQWVAIDLFWAIGAGIAMGFVVAKGVVWIERRLQSQRPADEIMEDFIALSTILLTYSLTEIINGYGFLAVFVAGVTVQASYYHEQTKRLHQLEFIERLEKLLEIGTILLLGTLLRINPILHFGGQALIATGFLLFAIRPLGTWLSTLGHDCSQPSTRWLMGWFGIRGVGSLYYLGYALGQDLPPRLGEQLTWITCIVILISIVLHGITATPLMRWYRKHGENRNGSPVPETD, via the coding sequence ATGGTAGATACCTACATCCTTGACTTACTGATTATTGGTTTACTTCTATTAACGGTGACGCTAGGGTCGGGTTGGATTGCCCGACTTCCCCTTTCTTATGCCCTAATTTATCTGTGCGTGGGAATTTTCCTGGGACCTTATGGAACCGGACTGATTAGCCTGACTCCCAATGCAGAGTTGATCGAACGCATTACCGAGTTAGTGGTGATTATCTCTGTCTTCAGTTGCGGTTTAAAGATGAATCGCCCGTTTAAACCTTGGGCCTGGCAAATTACCGCCCGCTTGATTGGGTTTTTAATGCCGTTGTGTATTATCGCGATCGCCGCCGTGAGCCATTGGCTGATAGGCTTAGATTGGGGACCTAGCATTCTACTGGGTGCAATTTTAGCCCCAACTGACCCCGTTCTGGCCTCAGAAGTTCAACTCGCCCATGTTGAAGACCGGGATGAATTGCGCTTTGGGCTAACCTCCGAAAGCGGTTTGAACGATGCCTTAGCCTTTCCCTTCGTTTACTTTGGGTTGCACCTAATTGAAAACCCAGCATGGTCGGAATGGTTTCGCCAATGGGTTGCTATCGATCTATTTTGGGCAATTGGCGCGGGTATCGCGATGGGGTTTGTTGTCGCTAAAGGCGTTGTTTGGATCGAAAGACGCTTGCAAAGCCAGCGACCTGCGGACGAAATTATGGAAGATTTTATCGCCCTCAGCACCATTTTATTAACCTATTCCCTAACGGAAATTATCAACGGTTATGGCTTTCTGGCAGTCTTTGTTGCAGGCGTTACCGTTCAAGCGAGTTACTATCACGAACAAACCAAACGCTTGCATCAACTGGAATTTATCGAACGCTTAGAAAAGCTACTAGAAATTGGCACGATTCTGTTATTGGGTACCCTACTCCGCATTAACCCCATTCTCCATTTTGGCGGACAAGCGTTAATCGCGACCGGATTTTTACTCTTTGCGATCCGCCCCTTGGGAACCTGGCTGAGTACCCTGGGCCATGATTGTTCGCAACCGAGTACCCGCTGGTTAATGGGGTGGTTTGGCATTCGTGGCGTGGGTTCCTTGTATTATCTCGGCTATGCCCTCGGTCAAGATTTGCCCCCTAGGTTAGGCGAACAACTGACTTGGATTACCTGCATTGTTATCCTCATTTCCATTGTGCTGCATGGCATTACCGCGACGCCGTTGATGAGGTGGTATCGCAAACATGGGGAAAATCGTAACGGTTCGCCCGTGCCAGAAACCGACTAA
- a CDS encoding phosphate/phosphite/phosphonate ABC transporter substrate-binding protein, whose translation MQLLTKPISCAFIALLLTCACTSPVENVEKSPTSVASLAQSEPENITLNIAVIPSHRSQERDRNFQQLADYLQQELKVPINIQLTPDYESAVSLIAEEKVEVAYLGPFAYVKAKNQNPKLEPLVAHIDKETGRPWYTSVIAVDTQSGVQSLEDLKGKRFGFVSRTSTSGYLVPMAQFREMNIDPDTDFAAVEYAGRHDSNATALAEGKVDAAAMTKVTYVTAQTSGFLPSDRYKVIWESAPIPNSPVVINNKIPESLKSNLRRALVDAPEDIVGIAGSSRSSGYTLVQDEDYEPIRKMQALGLEAD comes from the coding sequence ATGCAACTGCTTACCAAACCCATCTCCTGTGCGTTCATTGCGCTACTACTGACTTGTGCGTGTACTTCTCCAGTCGAGAATGTTGAAAAATCCCCCACTTCAGTTGCTTCCTTAGCCCAGTCTGAACCTGAAAACATCACGCTCAATATTGCGGTTATCCCGTCTCACCGTTCTCAAGAACGCGATCGAAACTTTCAGCAGCTTGCAGACTATCTCCAACAGGAATTGAAGGTTCCAATTAACATTCAGTTAACGCCAGATTATGAATCAGCCGTCAGCTTAATTGCGGAAGAAAAAGTCGAGGTTGCATATCTAGGACCATTTGCTTATGTTAAGGCTAAAAACCAGAATCCAAAACTGGAACCTTTAGTTGCTCACATTGATAAAGAAACAGGGCGTCCCTGGTATACCAGCGTCATTGCAGTTGATACTCAAAGTGGAGTTCAAAGCTTAGAAGACCTTAAAGGGAAGCGTTTTGGCTTTGTCAGCCGTACTTCAACATCAGGTTACTTAGTTCCGATGGCTCAATTCAGGGAAATGAATATCGACCCAGATACAGATTTTGCCGCAGTAGAATATGCCGGTAGACATGATAGCAATGCCACTGCCTTAGCAGAAGGTAAAGTCGATGCTGCGGCAATGACAAAAGTAACTTACGTAACAGCTCAAACTTCAGGTTTTCTGCCTTCAGACCGTTACAAGGTTATTTGGGAATCTGCGCCAATTCCCAATAGCCCCGTTGTCATAAATAACAAGATTCCAGAGTCCTTGAAAAGTAACTTAAGGCGAGCTTTAGTTGATGCACCTGAAGACATTGTAGGGATTGCAGGTTCATCGAGATCGTCGGGCTATACCTTAGTTCAAGATGAAGATTACGAGCCGATTCGGAAAATGCAAGCTCTTGGCTTAGAAGCTGATTAA